One window of the Pseudarthrobacter sp. ATCC 49987 genome contains the following:
- a CDS encoding C40 family peptidase: MTWTGSGRKTTALCAAVVLLGTLALPANAAPLPPAFQVPTERVPAAPDVPSPDEIAAAKSSESATAAQVATIDRLLADASAAQDASLAASMQANNAYGEALVELQLRRDAAAVAAARAAAAGAEQQKTRKQIGQLAGDLYRNGGLNPALSSFVSGSSNALQQAATLEAVTAGRTRAFQSAETAAVAAESLTAAAADANRAADEAARTAETRKLDAERASDAQRTAVSEARAQRTVLVDQLANLKNSTVALESARVDALDRQRQQDRLAAVTAAPAQGSGQGPAPEPTAGSPASVNQSPQAPAAPAPVPPAVPAAPAPSPPAPAPALPEPVPAPVLPPAPSPGGSNQTAISVALGKVGSPYFYQYGGTGAYGFDCSGLVQNAFAAAGKFLPRTASQQFAQAPVHVPLAQAQPGDLLVWGSAPGFYHVAIYLGGSRVVQALNEDAGVTVTDLASMSGMQLHPVAARY, encoded by the coding sequence ATGACTTGGACCGGTTCCGGCCGAAAGACGACCGCGCTGTGCGCCGCCGTCGTGCTCCTGGGAACTCTGGCCCTTCCCGCGAACGCGGCCCCGCTCCCGCCGGCGTTCCAGGTCCCGACAGAACGAGTCCCGGCTGCGCCGGACGTTCCTTCTCCGGACGAGATCGCCGCCGCAAAATCCAGTGAAAGCGCGACGGCGGCACAGGTCGCCACGATCGACAGGCTCCTGGCGGACGCCTCCGCGGCCCAGGACGCCAGCCTCGCCGCGTCGATGCAGGCCAACAACGCCTACGGCGAAGCGCTCGTGGAGCTCCAACTCCGGCGCGACGCCGCCGCAGTGGCCGCCGCCAGGGCCGCGGCAGCCGGGGCGGAGCAGCAGAAAACGCGCAAGCAGATCGGCCAGCTTGCCGGCGATCTTTACCGCAACGGCGGGCTGAATCCCGCCCTGAGCAGCTTTGTCAGCGGCAGCAGCAACGCCCTGCAACAGGCCGCCACCCTGGAGGCCGTCACAGCCGGCCGCACCCGGGCCTTCCAGTCGGCGGAAACCGCCGCAGTGGCCGCCGAGTCGCTGACGGCTGCCGCAGCCGACGCCAACCGGGCCGCCGACGAGGCCGCGCGGACGGCGGAGACGCGCAAGCTCGATGCCGAGCGTGCCAGCGATGCCCAGCGGACGGCTGTGTCCGAGGCCAGGGCGCAGCGGACCGTGCTGGTGGACCAGCTCGCGAACCTCAAGAACTCGACCGTCGCTCTGGAATCGGCCCGGGTGGACGCCCTGGACCGGCAGCGCCAGCAGGACCGGCTGGCCGCAGTGACGGCGGCGCCCGCCCAGGGCTCCGGTCAGGGTCCTGCCCCGGAGCCCACCGCCGGCAGCCCCGCTTCGGTAAACCAGAGCCCGCAGGCACCGGCCGCACCGGCTCCTGTGCCGCCAGCGGTACCCGCTGCCCCCGCCCCCAGCCCTCCCGCCCCTGCTCCGGCCCTGCCGGAGCCCGTTCCCGCGCCTGTTCTGCCGCCCGCGCCCTCCCCGGGCGGCTCCAACCAGACGGCAATCTCCGTGGCTCTCGGCAAGGTCGGCTCGCCCTACTTCTACCAGTACGGCGGTACGGGGGCCTATGGCTTCGACTGCTCCGGCCTGGTGCAAAACGCCTTCGCCGCGGCCGGAAAATTCCTGCCCCGCACCGCATCCCAACAGTTCGCCCAGGCCCCCGTGCATGTTCCGCTCGCCCAGGCCCAGCCCGGGGACCTGCTGGTCTGGGGCTCGGCACCGGGTTTCTACCACGTGGCGATCTACCTCGGCGGCAGCCGCGTGGTCCAGGCGCTGAACGAGGACGCCGGGGTCACCGTGACGGACCTTGCCTCCATGTCCGGCATGCAGCTTCACCCCGTCGCCGCGCGGTACTGA
- a CDS encoding ABC transporter permease, producing MTLSSKESGAAATTTRRGTWGRGLLASELGVLFRRRRTWAMLCALAAIPILIAVAVRVSAAVPAGRGPAFLDRISQNGLFVGVTAMLVSVPLFLPLTVGVVAGDTVAGEAGLGTLRYLLVAPAGRVRLLLVKYAGAVAFAVAAPLVVALVGAAIGASLFPVGPVSLLSGDSIEPAEALLRLLLIAAYLAVSLMGLSAIGLFMSTLTDVPVGAMASTVVLSVVSQVLDALPQLEWLHPWLFSHYWLDFADLLRQPVAWDSFLTNLLLQGGYVAVFGALAYGRFITKDVLS from the coding sequence TTGACGTTGTCCAGTAAGGAATCCGGCGCCGCCGCGACGACGACCCGGCGAGGCACATGGGGCCGCGGCCTGCTCGCGTCCGAACTCGGGGTGCTCTTCCGCCGCCGCCGTACCTGGGCCATGCTGTGTGCGCTGGCGGCCATTCCCATCCTGATTGCCGTGGCGGTCCGGGTGTCCGCCGCGGTGCCGGCGGGCCGGGGGCCGGCGTTCCTGGACCGGATTTCCCAAAACGGCCTGTTCGTCGGGGTGACCGCCATGCTCGTATCGGTGCCGCTGTTCCTGCCGCTGACCGTCGGGGTGGTGGCGGGGGATACCGTGGCGGGTGAGGCCGGGCTCGGAACCCTGCGGTACCTGCTGGTAGCGCCCGCAGGCCGGGTCCGGCTGCTGCTCGTGAAGTACGCCGGGGCGGTGGCCTTCGCCGTCGCGGCGCCGCTGGTGGTGGCACTGGTCGGCGCCGCGATCGGTGCGTCGCTCTTCCCGGTGGGGCCTGTTTCGCTGCTTTCCGGGGACTCGATCGAACCGGCCGAGGCACTGCTGCGGCTGCTGCTGATTGCCGCCTATCTTGCCGTCTCGCTGATGGGCCTGTCGGCGATCGGACTCTTTATGTCAACGCTCACGGACGTGCCCGTGGGTGCAATGGCGTCCACGGTGGTGCTCTCAGTGGTCTCGCAGGTCCTGGACGCGCTGCCGCAGCTGGAATGGCTGCACCCGTGGCTGTTCAGCCACTACTGGCTCGACTTCGCGGACCTGCTGCGCCAGCCTGTCGCCTGGGATTCCTTCCTCACAAACTTGCTGTTGCAGGGCGGCTACGTCGCCGTTTTCGGCGCGCTCGCCTACGGCAGGTTCATCACCAAAGACGTGCTTTCCTAG
- a CDS encoding ABC transporter ATP-binding protein has translation MTAAAPATELSIETTGLSKRFGHQLAVDGVDLAVPRGSVFGFLGPNGSGKTTTIRLMLGLAAATSGSVRLLGQEMPAQLHGVLPRVGALVEGPAFYPFLSGAANLHRFDAADPHVPAATRKARVQLALERVGLTHAADKKVRAYSLGMKQRLGIANALLAPRELLILDEPTNGLDPQGTREVRSLVRSLAADGATVFVSSHLLAEVEQICTHAAIMSAGRLVAQGTLAELRQDGQTRIRVLTPDAGAAAEVLARLGLSPAVDVPTDAGAPARAGSGSTGSSGAPFGGAGDVLYAPLPAGAGNGAVAPEAVVAALVAAGVRVRGFATEQVSLEERFVALTGEGFDVVQ, from the coding sequence GTGACCGCCGCCGCGCCGGCGACAGAACTGAGCATCGAGACCACCGGCCTCAGCAAGCGCTTCGGCCACCAACTGGCCGTCGACGGCGTCGACCTTGCCGTGCCCAGGGGCTCGGTCTTCGGCTTCCTGGGTCCCAATGGCTCGGGCAAGACCACCACGATCCGGCTGATGCTTGGGCTCGCCGCGGCCACGTCCGGCTCCGTCCGGCTGCTCGGCCAGGAGATGCCGGCGCAGCTGCACGGCGTGCTGCCCCGCGTGGGCGCCCTGGTGGAAGGGCCCGCGTTCTACCCGTTCCTCTCCGGCGCGGCCAACCTGCACCGCTTCGACGCCGCCGATCCGCATGTCCCCGCCGCCACCAGGAAAGCCCGCGTCCAGCTGGCGCTCGAGCGGGTGGGGCTGACGCACGCCGCGGACAAAAAGGTCCGGGCATATTCCTTGGGCATGAAGCAGCGGCTCGGCATCGCCAATGCCCTGCTGGCACCCCGCGAACTCCTGATCCTGGACGAACCCACCAACGGGCTGGATCCACAGGGCACCCGTGAGGTCCGCAGCCTGGTGCGCTCGCTCGCTGCCGACGGCGCCACCGTGTTTGTCTCCAGCCACCTGCTAGCCGAAGTGGAACAGATCTGCACCCACGCGGCCATCATGAGTGCGGGCCGGCTGGTGGCGCAGGGGACCCTCGCGGAACTGCGCCAGGACGGGCAGACGAGAATCCGGGTCCTGACGCCCGACGCCGGGGCCGCGGCCGAGGTGCTCGCCCGGCTGGGCCTGAGCCCGGCCGTGGACGTCCCGACCGACGCCGGGGCGCCCGCCCGTGCCGGCTCCGGCAGCACAGGTTCCAGCGGCGCACCCTTCGGCGGAGCAGGCGACGTGCTCTACGCGCCGCTTCCCGCCGGGGCGGGCAACGGGGCTGTGGCGCCGGAGGCGGTGGTGGCCGCCCTGGTGGCGGCCGGGGTCCGGGTCCGGGGCTTCGCCACCGAACAGGTCAGCCTGGAGGAACGCTTCGTGGCGCTGACGGGGGAGGGTTTTGACGTTGTCCAGTAA
- a CDS encoding LolA family protein encodes MPAVAVPAVIAAGVLSGSLPANAGDPLPEKTPQEVLLLIAQHGEKSLSGTLEQSSAIGLPELPTSGPGAGSPETAWLELLTGPHTARVYLDGPANARVQVMDRMAERDAVRHGNELWFYNSKDNTAAHAQLPADAASRHAARPGGVATPEDLAGKLLAKVDAGTDVTVGPDVQVAGRAAYNLILTPKSDVTLVNSIAIAVDGETGLPLGVDLKARGQSEPAFSVAFTNLTLEAPDSAIFNFTPPAGATVKEIPPPDHKADAAKPPSDTAKAKAEKKPTVTGTGWESVLEFPAGALAMPARTGTPDPATANPLQPGAPLPDGSRSGAGALLEQAAVAVPGGRLVSTSLVNVLILDDGRIFAGSVPLERLQAAAALGK; translated from the coding sequence ATGCCCGCTGTTGCTGTGCCTGCCGTGATCGCGGCCGGCGTCCTGTCCGGATCCCTGCCCGCAAATGCCGGAGACCCGCTGCCGGAGAAGACCCCGCAGGAGGTGCTGCTCCTCATCGCCCAGCACGGCGAAAAATCCCTGTCCGGGACCCTGGAACAGAGCTCCGCGATCGGCCTGCCGGAACTTCCGACGTCTGGGCCCGGCGCGGGATCACCGGAAACGGCCTGGCTGGAACTGCTGACAGGACCCCACACCGCCCGCGTCTACCTTGACGGGCCCGCAAATGCCCGGGTCCAGGTCATGGACCGGATGGCGGAGCGGGACGCGGTCCGGCACGGCAACGAGCTGTGGTTCTACAACTCCAAGGACAACACGGCCGCCCATGCCCAGCTTCCCGCCGATGCCGCCAGCCGCCACGCGGCGCGCCCCGGAGGCGTGGCGACCCCCGAGGACCTGGCCGGCAAGCTGCTCGCCAAAGTCGATGCGGGCACGGACGTGACCGTCGGCCCTGATGTCCAGGTCGCCGGACGGGCAGCCTACAACCTCATCCTGACCCCCAAATCCGACGTCACCCTGGTGAACTCCATCGCCATCGCGGTCGACGGCGAAACCGGACTCCCGCTCGGCGTCGACCTGAAAGCGCGGGGACAGTCCGAGCCGGCCTTCAGCGTCGCGTTCACGAACCTCACGCTTGAGGCCCCGGATTCCGCCATCTTCAACTTCACCCCGCCGGCCGGGGCCACCGTCAAGGAAATTCCGCCGCCGGACCACAAGGCCGACGCCGCCAAGCCGCCGTCGGATACCGCCAAGGCGAAGGCTGAAAAGAAGCCCACCGTCACGGGTACAGGCTGGGAATCGGTGCTTGAATTCCCGGCGGGAGCACTGGCAATGCCGGCCCGGACCGGAACACCTGACCCCGCGACGGCCAACCCGCTGCAGCCAGGGGCCCCGCTCCCCGACGGATCCCGGTCCGGCGCCGGCGCGCTGCTGGAGCAGGCTGCCGTCGCCGTCCCGGGCGGACGCCTCGTGTCGACGTCGCTCGTGAATGTGCTGATCCTCGACGACGGACGGATCTTTGCCGGTTCCGTCCCGCTGGAGCGGCTGCAGGCCGCCGCCGCGCTCGGTAAATAG